A part of Misgurnus anguillicaudatus chromosome 6, ASM2758022v2, whole genome shotgun sequence genomic DNA contains:
- the LOC141364399 gene encoding immunoglobulin kappa light chain-like — protein MTFIIIFIWTLFIQGVSGQITVTQTPSVKTVQTGESVTINCKTNTQVSNGCTGSYTCMAWYLQKPGEAPKLLIYAASQRLSNTPSRFSGSGSRTDFTLTISGVQTEDSGDYYCQSFHDDYVLTQFTCASLTANSPPKVIVLPPSSEEISRKQAATLMCVANKGFPSDWSLNWKVDGISSRSQYSSVALLEKDGLYSWSSSLTLSEQEWSSVISVSCELTQKDQRDKVTGELRRDQCSQ, from the exons ATGActttcatcatcatcttcatctggacactttttatccaag GTGTCAGTGGACAGATAACTGTGACTCAAACTCCATCTGTTAAAACTGTTCAGACTGGTGAATCTGTCACTATAAACTGCAAAACAAATACACAAGTGAGCAACGGTTGTACTGGTTCATATACTTGTATGGCCTGGTACCTGCAGAAACCTGGAGAAGCTCCTAAACTCTTGATTTATGCTGCAAGTCAAAGACTCTCAAACACTCCATCAAGATTCAGTGGCAGCGGATCAAGAACAGATTTCACTTTGACCATCAGTGGAGTTCAGACTGAAGATTCAGGAGATTATTACTGTCAGAGTTTTCATGATGATTATGTGTTGACACA GTTCACATGTGCTTCCCTCACAG CCAACAGTCCCCCTAAAGTGATCGTCCTGCCGCCGTCCAGTGAAGAGATTTCCAGAAAGCAAGCAGCAACACTGATGTGTGTGGCCAACAAGGGCTTCCCCTCAGACTGGAGTCTGAACTGGAAGGTGGACGGGATCAGCAGCAGGTCTCAGTACAGCAGTGTTGCTCTCCTGGAGAAGGACGGTCTGTACAGCTGGAGCAGCAGTCTGACTCTCTCTGAGCAGGAGTGGAGCTCAGTGATCTCAGTCAGCTGTGAGCTCACACAGAAAGACCAGCGTGATAAAGTCACTGGAGAATTGAGGAGAGATCAGTGTTCACAGTAG